One region of Vigna angularis cultivar LongXiaoDou No.4 chromosome 10, ASM1680809v1, whole genome shotgun sequence genomic DNA includes:
- the LOC108334920 gene encoding LOB domain-containing protein 41 has product MKISCNGCRILRKGCTEDCVIRPCLEWINSSEAQANATLFLSKFYGRAGLLNLINAAPQQHRTDVFKSLMYEACGRIINPTFGSVGLFWSGEWAQCQAAVDAVLAGSQINVMPTSHSQSDHGSKLLDIRHVSKDANMDKVRGKSKKHKDVMMPMSHVGLVNSATLWNPILSHEPRRLEGGNGEIMKAVLVSQDKPRINGGANIDLELTLG; this is encoded by the exons ATGAAGATTAGTTGTAATGGTTGTCGCATTCTTCGCAAAGGTTGTACCGAGGACTGTGTCATTAGGCCATGTCTTGAATGGATAAACTCCTCCGAGGCACAAGCTAATGCCACCCTTTTCCTTTCTAAGTTCTATGGTCGTGCCGGCTTGCTCAACCTCATCAATGCTGCCCCACAACAACATCGGACTG ATGTTTTCAAGTCACTGATGTATGAGGCCTGTGGGAGAATCATAAACCCAACATTTGGATCAGTTGGGTTATTTTGGAGTGGTGAGTGGGCCCAATGTCAAGCTGCTGTTGATGCTGTGCTAGCTGGGTCCCAGATCAATGTCATGCCAACATCTCATTCGCAAAGCGACCATGGTTCGAAACTCCTTGACATACGACATGTGTCTAAAGATGCCAACATGGACAAGGTGAGAGGAAAATCTAAGAAGCACAAGGATGTTATGATGCCAATGTCACATGTGGGTTTAGTCAACTCAGCTACATTATGGAATCCAATTTTAAGTCATGAGCCAAGACGGTTAGAGGGTGGTAATGGAGAAATAATGAAGGCTGTGTTGGTGAGCCAAGACAAGCCAAGAATAAATGGTGGAGCCAATATTGATTTGGAGCTAACTCTTGGCTAG
- the LOC108335415 gene encoding zinc finger protein CONSTANS-LIKE 16, which translates to MSSNKNMGKTVGAKTARACDGCIRNRARWYCAADDAFLCQACDSSVHSANPLARRHHRVRLKIISHINSGNDLSSGMSNIRVPSWHKGFTKKPRTPRHGRHTNKGVKSPFNVVPEVCPQDTISNSREESTDQLLYRVPATPSSEQGVSMTDERKVVFLGCESAIEIAEFSADVESLLGKGLESEFVGMEELGLVGAKEVEEHVKVEEEALELDKNQQVLKENYQLKKKILLLQLDYEAVISAWTTQKSPWTTGAKPNLGTQQFFWPHFMGTCGVEFCHLRGELGELSGCHSTMGDDGREARVLRYREKRRKRLFSKKVRYEVRKMNAEKRPRMKGRFVKRSCIATPPTVPLLNRK; encoded by the exons ATGTCTTCCAATAAGAACATGGGAAAAACTGTCGGCGCAAAAACGGCAAGAGCATGTGATGGCTGCATAAGAAATCGAGCGCGTTGGTACTGTGCGGCCGACGACGCGTTCCTATGCCAAGCTTGTGACTCTTCCGTTCACTCAGCGAACCCATTAGCGCGTAGACACCACCGCGTTCGCTTGAAAATCATTTCGCACATTAACTCCGGCAATGACTTATCTTCTGGAATGAGTAATATTCGTGTTCCATCGTGGCACAAAGGGTTCACCAAGAAACCCCGAACACCACGTCACGGGAGGCACACTAATAAGGGTGTCAAGAGCCCCTTCAATGTGGTACCGGAAGTGTGTCCCCAAGACACAATTTCGAATTCACGTGAAGAGAGCACAGATCAGCTTCTTTACAGAGTACCCGCAACTCCTTCATCTGAACAAGGGGTATCCATGACCGATGAGAGGAAAGTTGTTTTTTTAGGATGTGAAAGCGCTATTGAGATTGCGGAGTTTAGTGCCGATGTTGAGAGTTTGTTGGGGAAGGGACTAGAGAGTGAGTTTGTGGGAATGGAAGAGTTGGGGCTGGTGGGTGCCAAGGAGGTGGAGGAGCATGTGAAGGTGGAGGAGGAGGCGCTTGAATTGGATAAGAACCAGCAAGTACTTAAAGAAAATTATCAGCTGAAGAAGAAGATACTATTGTTGCAGTTGGATTACGAGGCTGTAATCAGTGCTTGGACGACCCAAAAATCACCATGGACAACTGGTGCTAAACCAAACTTGGGCACTCAGCAGTTTTTTTGGCCTCATTTCATG GGAACATGTGGTGTCGAGTTTTGCCATCTTCGTGGGGAATTGGGTGAATTATCTGGGTGTCATTCAACAATGGGAGACGATGGAAGAGAAGCAAGAGTATTGAGATATAGAGAAAAGCGACGTAAAAGGTTATTCTCGAAAAAAGTAAGGTATGAGGTTCGAAAGATGAATGCGGAGAAAAGACCCAGAATGAAAGGGAGGTTTGTAAAGAGATCTTGCATAGCGACACCACCCACTGTTCCCTTGTTAAACAGAAAATAA